From Deltaproteobacteria bacterium, the proteins below share one genomic window:
- a CDS encoding DUF4388 domain-containing protein produces the protein MQGKIADFSIPDIFQLVSSQGKSGSLAISGDDRVTIFLFSGGRIVDVQPDRRESKSLLGTMLRDAGYLTDSELKRFLSTQGTGGKKIGEILVEKGKVSKEVLARYLVLQVKECLFDVLTLREGEYRFEGFAVRPVAWGGEPIRPDVLMMEGMQYLDEYPRFRGIFPLGDFRVARKRGERVDPYVFSEGERVLWKALDFSEDPERVYRKACLTGFEGIKALAALLQRGLIEVSATEPGDSVDPGRRLRDEIAFRRRFDAIRMALWGAAVAAAAVWVYRGLLSQGAFRTFTAWVDFF, from the coding sequence GTGCAGGGGAAGATCGCCGACTTCAGCATCCCGGATATCTTCCAGCTCGTCTCCTCCCAGGGGAAGAGCGGTTCCCTCGCCATCTCCGGGGACGATCGCGTGACGATCTTTCTCTTCTCCGGGGGAAGGATCGTCGACGTCCAGCCGGACCGCCGGGAATCGAAATCCCTCCTCGGCACGATGCTCCGGGACGCGGGGTACCTGACGGACTCCGAGCTGAAGCGGTTCCTCTCTACCCAGGGGACGGGCGGGAAGAAGATCGGCGAGATCCTGGTCGAGAAGGGGAAGGTCTCGAAGGAGGTCCTCGCCCGGTACCTCGTCCTGCAGGTCAAGGAGTGCCTCTTCGACGTTCTCACGCTCCGCGAGGGAGAGTATCGGTTCGAGGGGTTCGCCGTACGTCCCGTCGCGTGGGGAGGGGAGCCGATTCGCCCGGATGTTCTTATGATGGAGGGGATGCAATACCTCGATGAATATCCACGATTTCGCGGGATATTTCCCCTCGGCGATTTTCGGGTGGCGCGGAAGAGGGGGGAGCGCGTCGACCCGTACGTCTTCTCCGAGGGGGAAAGGGTTTTGTGGAAGGCCCTCGACTTCTCCGAGGACCCCGAGCGCGTCTACCGGAAGGCGTGCCTCACGGGCTTCGAGGGGATCAAGGCGCTGGCCGCTCTCCTCCAGCGGGGGCTGATCGAGGTCTCCGCGACGGAGCCCGGGGACAGTGTCGATCCCGGCCGGCGCCTGCGCGACGAGATCGCGTTCCGGCGACGGTTCGACGCGATCCGGATGGCGCTGTGGGGTGCGGCGGTGGCGGCGGCGGCCGTGTGGGTCTACCGGGGGCTCCTCTCCCAGGGGGCGTTCCGGACCTTCACGGCGTGGGTCGACTTCTTCTGA
- a CDS encoding PhoH family protein, whose amino-acid sequence MGRLLLMREASAVNDAREETIRFEDASVLRDLFGVNDAHLRALERALGVTIRPDGNEARVAGDAIPAELAGKVLSGLYRVLRRGIPVTGNDVEAAIRIVSADRNADVSVVFEDVVFKSSRNRTITPKSVAQKRYLDAIREFDIVFGVGPAGTGKTFLAMAMAVGYLLRKEVKRIVLVRPAVEAGERLGFLPGDMAEKVNPYLRPLHDALYTMLEFEQAAKLMERGTIEVAPLAFMRGRTLNDSFVILDEAQNTTSEQMKMFLTRIGFGSRAVITGDITQTDLPSGKVSGLNEAIAILEGVAGIRFCRFTDIDVVRHPIVQEIIKAYERFEKRDQER is encoded by the coding sequence GTGGGTCGACTTCTTCTGATGCGGGAGGCGAGCGCGGTGAACGATGCGAGGGAAGAGACGATCCGGTTCGAGGACGCCTCCGTCCTGCGGGACCTCTTCGGAGTGAACGACGCCCACCTGAGGGCCCTCGAACGGGCGCTGGGCGTGACGATCCGGCCCGACGGCAACGAGGCGCGCGTCGCGGGGGACGCGATCCCGGCGGAGCTTGCGGGAAAGGTCCTGTCCGGTCTGTACCGGGTGCTTCGCCGCGGCATCCCGGTCACCGGAAACGACGTCGAGGCGGCGATCCGCATCGTCTCCGCCGACAGGAACGCCGACGTCTCGGTGGTGTTCGAGGACGTGGTGTTCAAGTCGTCGCGGAACCGGACGATCACCCCCAAGAGCGTCGCCCAGAAGCGGTACCTCGACGCCATCCGGGAGTTCGACATCGTCTTCGGCGTGGGCCCCGCCGGGACGGGGAAAACGTTCCTTGCGATGGCGATGGCGGTCGGGTACCTCCTGCGCAAGGAGGTGAAGCGGATCGTCCTGGTGCGGCCCGCGGTCGAGGCGGGGGAGCGACTCGGCTTCCTCCCCGGGGACATGGCGGAAAAGGTGAATCCATACCTGCGCCCCCTGCACGACGCGCTGTACACCATGCTCGAGTTCGAACAGGCGGCGAAGCTCATGGAGCGGGGGACGATCGAGGTGGCGCCGCTGGCCTTCATGCGGGGCCGGACCCTGAACGACTCCTTCGTCATCCTCGACGAGGCGCAGAACACGACCTCCGAGCAGATGAAGATGTTCCTCACCCGGATCGGCTTCGGTTCCAGGGCGGTGATCACGGGGGACATCACGCAGACGGATCTTCCGTCGGGAAAGGTTTCGGGGCTGAACGAGGCGATCGCCATCCTCGAGGGGGTGGCGGGGATCCGGTTCTGCCGGTTCACCGACATCGACGTGGTGCGGCACCCCATCGTCCAGGAGATCATCAAGGCGTATGAGCGGTTCGAAAAGCGTGACCAGGAACGGTAG
- a CDS encoding HDIG domain-containing protein — protein MSGSKSVTRNGSRPPENGASPRGRYWRPLALSLGSAAVFAVLFYLWGRELFPRAAGRWGGTFPFVGAVTLTLAVALFLSEWFGFAGREVRKVRLAARDFLFLCSLALLLFFAAKAVIDLLAEIPTLGRGVPTRVFAYLIPLPAFAMVVRVLINSETSILFTVAASVLSAAAVSGSWPALLFLLLSGTAGAARARRVPDRYRMLMVGVQTAPVCAFAAAALEFSFHGGGGVLWAGICGAVNGLLSGPIALAVMPVAESAFGYASDIRLMELSGPGHPLLSRLMMETPGTFHHSVVVGTLAEAGALAIGANPVLCRVAALYHDIGKLGKAQYFSENQAGAANVHDAMSPELSCAVILSHVKEGVRMAGEFRLGDRITEIIAQHHGTSLLYCFLDKARPMIRDRKASEEMFRYPGPKPKTREAAIIMLADAAEAAVASLDRPAPQEVDETVTGIVNRVYLDGQLNECDMTLRDLHAVGRAISQVLAAIAHGRVDYPEAGKGGIG, from the coding sequence ATGAGCGGTTCGAAAAGCGTGACCAGGAACGGTAGCCGCCCGCCGGAGAACGGGGCGTCGCCGCGGGGCCGCTACTGGCGGCCCCTCGCGCTGAGCCTCGGGTCGGCCGCCGTCTTCGCGGTCCTCTTCTACCTCTGGGGACGGGAACTCTTCCCGAGGGCGGCGGGGCGATGGGGGGGAACCTTCCCCTTCGTCGGCGCGGTCACGCTTACGCTGGCCGTGGCCCTCTTTCTCTCGGAATGGTTCGGGTTCGCAGGGCGCGAGGTCCGAAAGGTCCGGCTGGCGGCGCGGGACTTCCTCTTCCTCTGCTCCCTCGCCCTCCTCCTGTTCTTCGCGGCGAAGGCGGTGATCGACCTGCTGGCCGAGATCCCGACGCTCGGGCGCGGCGTCCCGACGCGGGTGTTCGCCTACCTGATTCCTCTCCCCGCCTTCGCGATGGTGGTCCGTGTCCTCATCAACTCCGAGACGTCGATCCTCTTCACGGTCGCCGCGTCGGTCCTCTCGGCCGCCGCCGTCTCGGGGAGCTGGCCCGCGCTGCTCTTCCTCCTCCTGTCCGGGACCGCGGGCGCCGCGCGCGCGCGCCGGGTGCCGGACAGGTACCGGATGCTGATGGTCGGCGTGCAGACCGCCCCCGTGTGCGCTTTCGCGGCGGCGGCCCTCGAGTTCTCCTTCCACGGCGGCGGGGGAGTGTTGTGGGCGGGAATCTGCGGCGCCGTCAACGGCCTCCTGTCCGGCCCGATCGCCCTCGCGGTCATGCCGGTGGCGGAGTCCGCCTTCGGCTACGCGAGCGACATCCGCCTGATGGAGCTGTCCGGCCCCGGTCACCCGCTCCTCTCCCGCCTGATGATGGAGACGCCCGGGACGTTCCATCACAGCGTGGTGGTCGGGACGCTGGCGGAGGCCGGCGCGCTCGCCATCGGCGCCAACCCGGTTCTTTGCCGCGTCGCCGCCCTCTATCACGACATCGGAAAACTCGGGAAGGCCCAATACTTTTCCGAGAACCAGGCGGGCGCGGCGAACGTTCACGACGCCATGTCTCCCGAGCTTTCCTGCGCGGTGATCCTGTCCCACGTGAAGGAAGGGGTCCGCATGGCGGGGGAGTTCCGGCTGGGGGACCGGATCACGGAGATCATCGCGCAGCACCACGGGACGAGCCTGCTGTACTGCTTCCTCGACAAGGCGAGGCCGATGATCCGGGACCGGAAGGCGTCGGAGGAGATGTTCCGCTACCCGGGGCCGAAGCCGAAGACGCGCGAGGCGGCGATCATCATGCTGGCCGACGCGGCCGAGGCGGCGGTGGCGAGCCTTGACCGCCCCGCACCGCAGGAGGTGGACGAGACCGTCACGGGGATCGTCAACCGGGTCTACCTCGACGGTCAGCTGAACGAGTGCGACATGACGCTGCGCGACCTGCACGCCGTCGGCCGCGCCATCAGCCAGGTCCTCGCCGCCATCGCCCACGGCCGCGTGGACTACCCGGAAGCGGGGAAGGGAGGCATCGGATGA